The Jaculus jaculus isolate mJacJac1 chromosome 1, mJacJac1.mat.Y.cur, whole genome shotgun sequence nucleotide sequence GCGGAGTAAGAGAACACCAGCCTGCCAGGGGCACACAGTACCCACTGGTTTTAATCCTCCGTATCCCTCCGGGTGATGAGTACCCACTATCAAGTTCCCAGGAATCCAGGCAGCTTAGAATCCTGGACTGCTTGTCCAGCCATAACGCGAGGGGCTGGACGGAGTTGTCACTAAAGGCTCCTATGTGTCTTGGTGACTTTTTTCAGGGAAGGGGCAGGAGATGAGCTCCGACTCTAGCTTGAGGCGTTCTAAGACTATGGGAGACTCCCCCCCAAACCTCACACTCTCAAGAGTCCAAGGGAGTCAGCCTGTTGGAGAACCCCTCTGCCCGCGTGAGTGGAAGGGGTTCATCGGGACACGCCAAGCAGCCTCCTAAAGGGCGAGTGGTGGAAGCTGCCGAGCTGGAGGGCCTGAACGATGAGACTTTGGTGCCCTCTGCTGGCCACATATATAAATGTCCATATTCAACTTCTGGCTATGGCTGGATTTCATAGACGTCCGCCTACCCCACAAACAGCCTTCTTCTGCATTGGGGGCTACCATCTCTGGATCTGTAGACAGGCTCCTCAGGGTCCCCCTTCACTAAAATCCATGCTGCAGAGATATCAGCTGGAATTTAGCCCACCTAAGTGCTGCTCAGAGCCAGCCTTTCTGGCAGCGTTGACTTTTGAAGACCCACTTGATCCTGGGCCCTCGAGGGCAGGAGCGGACCTGGACATTGCTATGTCTACCTCTCATGTCCCTCAGGTTATTCTCAGGCCTGAAGAGCAGTAAGGACAGTAAATATTTACTGATGACAAGAGAAGGCAAATACTGTCCCCAGGACCCGGCTATTGTGCCAGTTCATGCATGCCAGGAGCAAAAGCAACCCAGGGAGGTGGCCTGGAGTCGTCTTCACTAGCATCTGGCCTTAGGTGCCTGGGTTTCCACCTCCATTCGCATAGCATGGGTACAAGAGCCCATACCTCACATGTAtaggtctgggttacctcatcaGAACAGGTCAGTGGGCCATCCTTGAACACTCTGTGAAAGATCCTGGTCCTCCAGACCCTAGGTGGAGGCTCTCAGGAGAAGTAGCAGGCCTGAGGGGGGACCTTGGGGACAGGTTCCACCCCTAGAGGATAGCACTTGGACATGACCTGGGTGGCAATCATGGCTGGTGTAACTGATTGTTACTGCCAGTGCCGTGGGCAAGTGGAACCTCGGTTTCAAGGGCAGGCAAGGTGCTGAGGGGCCATCATGTTCCCAGAAGAGCTGAAGTGAGGTGAGGCTGCTGAGAATGGCAGAGCCCAGCCTGTGAGTTGGCTTGTGTGGGGTGAGCTGGGGTTCTGGGAAGTATTCACAGTCCCCAGCTGGGAGGTCTAGGGTCAATGTAAGATGGAGACTGAGTCTGGTTCTGCCTTTGCTCCCTAGGGATGAGGTCAACTTGGGTGGCTGCTCTTGGAGGGACTGAGAGATATCGCACATCTGTCTCTAAGCTCCTGTACCCACTTCAAGGACAGTGGAGGGGGCTGAGTGGGAAGCACTTGGGAGAAGCATCCTGGACCAGGACTGGGACAGACTTCAGCAAgggaggaggaggtgtgtcccagCCTGGGAAGGTTGAGGGTGCTGTGCACCATGAGAGAGTTAGTGAGTGGGCAGCTTGCCTCTCCTATAAGGCCCAGGCCAGAGGCTCCCAGGGTAAAGCCACAAGCAAACCTGATCACTGAGACCACTCCCCTGAGCCCCCAGGACTCTCAGCATGCACTCACTATGTGCCCTGCAAAGCCAGGTCTCCTGATTCCTTCATCCATCTCACATGCCCTCCAGAGAGGTACCGGGGAAGTGGGGTGACACATCTGCCCCCCATAGCCGGAGGCCTGGGCAGCCTCAGCCAATGGCTAACTGGAGGCCCTGTAGACCCCAGCTAGCTTACTTCCTCATCCCTCCCAGCTCCAGCTGGTGTTCAGTGGGAGCTCACATACCTCCACTCCACAGGGTGCCCCTGCCTCAGGCCGTGCGAAAGGGCTGCTGGGGTGTTCCCACAGACGGATCCcagcctcctcccccaccctcttccGGGTCCAGTGTCCGATTGTCTACCCGCCTGCCCAGTTCTGGCCCCCATTCTAGGGGCGGGGCTTGCTGGGTGCCTGGGACATCTCTCTAGGTGGGAATGTGCTGTGGTCACAAGAAGGAGGTTTGGGGAGGGTCCTCAGGGCTTCCAGGGGAGGCTATGCGGGTGCCCCACAGAAAACCCCTGTGCTCAGGCCAGATGCTGGTCGGTAGTGGCTGCAGCACCAGTCCCAAatgtagcccaggccaggccACCACAGTGCCTGCCGGGTGGAGCTATCAGGAAGGCCCAGATTGGTTTGGCTTGAGTAGCAGGCAGATTGGAGAGGCCTTAGGGTGACCTGACTGACCTCCCAGCCCTcagccagccctggcagctcctgGGCTGTTGTCTTCTTAACAGGTAGCACCTAGACTGTGTCCAGTTGTTGTGGAAAGAGCCACTCTTTTCAGACACCCTCCCACACACTCACACCAGAAGACCCCCATGTGGCTTTGTCTGTGGGACCAAGTACACTCTGGGGAGACTGCCAAGCCTCTGGCTGAAGGAatctagtgtgagaccctacttagctGAAGGGGAGGTTGAGGGGTGCCGGGGGAGACACTGTCCTGGGCCCTGGTCTTGTAACCCTTCAGCTCCTACATGGCCAGCATTGACTGTGACTCAAAGCTAGGGTGCCTCTGAGGAGTGAGGTTCTGAGGCTCCCGGCCAATGCCTACAGGGGTCCAATGCCTTCTGTCCTTCACCCATCACCCATGGGGGCTTTCTAGCCTGTCCAGGgtcctggggggggggtctttcaaGAAGTGTGGCAGGGGTTGAGGCTTCTGGAATGACGCTTAGTGAAACCCAACCTTCAAAGGCTCATGACCCTTCTATATAACCTGTAGCATCCCGGTCCCCAGCCCAATTTCTGCGCCTCCCCACGGGGACTCCATCAAAAGTagctctagctgggtgtggtggtgcacgcttttaatcccagcactcagggggctgggGTAAGAGGACCacttgtgagtttaaggccagcctgagactgcatggtgaattctagatcagcctgggctagaccgagaccctacctcaaaacaacagaacaataatagcaacaacaaaaaggtctAGAAGCAGAATCTAAGTGGGCTAGGTGGGAGCAGTAACTGGAATGTTCTGGTAGCCCTCTTTCTTAAAGTTCCCTGAGAGCCTTGAGATCCTAGGACTAAGGAGCAGGGAGGGGTCAACTCCCAGCTGCCTATGACCCCTGCCTTCCTGACACCCCATACATCTTCCTCATGCAACCGGAAGCAGTAGGGGTGGGATGCGGTCGTCCCCAACACCTCGGGGTATGGGTTGTCAGTGGCCTGTAGGCATCAGCCCCCTTAGAAAAGTCACTCCTTGTAACCAAGGCTTGGGCCAGTGAGTTACCTGTGGGTGCCTAGGGAGTCAGGAGGATGCTGGGGGTGCACAGAGCACTGGGAAGGGAGTCTCAGGCAGGGCCCAGAGAGGTCACCAGGACCAGGCAGGTGAACCAatcccctgcctctctcccccccccccccacacacacaggacacAGCAGGGCTCCTTCGAAGGGTTTATTCATGGCAGGGAGGCAGCCTCATGGTGGCACCGAGGCCCTAGTTGCAGTAGTTCTCCAGTTGGTAGAGCGAGCAGATGCTGGTGCAGCACTGGTCCACGATGCCACGTTTCTGTGGGGCCAGTTCCAGCGCCAAGGACTGCGGGCCTCCTGCCCCAGGGCCCCCGCCCAGCTCCAGCTGCCCCGCTGTCAGGGCGGCGGTGCCAGAGCACGtcagggcagcagcagcagcaaggcaAGAAACACAGTTGGGATGACCCAGTCAGGAGCAATCGGGTGTCCACATGCCCATCCCATACTCTCCCTCTTAACCTGTCCCCTGCTGAGCCAGGCCCAGGTGGACTGCCCTTGAGGAGGACAGGCTACTGGGCATAGACATATGTGTGGACTCCGAGGCCCACACATCCGACTGCCATCCCCTCAGACCCAGAAAGGGCAACATAGGGGCCCAAACAGATGCCCACCCTGGTGCCTGcccacatgtctttaatcacccACAGTCCAGGATTCCTAGGGCCACGCCTTCACATCCCTACCATGCCCACACACCCTCTATGGTGCGCCATGCCAATCTACCCACAGGCACATGAGCAGGCGAAATGGGGCATTCCTCACCCCCCCAGGTAACCCTGAGATCCTCTATGCCCCAAAAGACACCATTCACCCTCTGCATGTAGGCCGTGCTGAAATAGGGTGCTGAGGGGTGAGGGCAGCTGCGGTGAAGGGGCTCACCCTGTGGGTCTTCCACCTCGCGACGGGACTTGGGCGTATAGAAGAAACCGCGCTCCCCGCACACCAGGTAAAGCGCTTCCACCAGGTGGGAGCCACAAAGGTGTTGGTTGACAAAAGCCTGGGCAGGGTCGGCTCCCCAGAGAGCCAGCAGGGCCAGCAGGGGCAGGAGGCGCGTCCACAAGGTCATGGTGAAGCAGTGATGCTCTAGGGGATGGTTAAGGTTGAGACCAGGCTAAGGGCCATGCCCACCACGACCCCCCACCTCTGACCCAGGGAAACCCAATGCAAGGGAGAAGCCCACATCTTCCCCTGTACCCCAGATTCCCAGATGGGCAGCCAGGCCCAGTG carries:
- the Ins gene encoding insulin; translated protein: MTLWTRLLPLLALLALWGADPAQAFVNQHLCGSHLVEALYLVCGERGFFYTPKSRREVEDPQAGQLELGGGPGAGGPQSLALELAPQKRGIVDQCCTSICSLYQLENYCN